A single Vigna radiata var. radiata cultivar VC1973A chromosome 8, Vradiata_ver6, whole genome shotgun sequence DNA region contains:
- the LOC106770124 gene encoding cysteine proteinase RD21A-like isoform X2: MGCNGGGLMDYAFEFIINNGGIDSEEDYPYRAVDGTCDQYRGVSSGRCGTYLDHGVVAVGYGTENGHDYLIVRNS; the protein is encoded by the exons ATGGGATGCAATGGAGGAGGACTTATGGACTATGCATTTGAGTTCATCATCAACAATGGAGGCATCGATTCCGAGGAGGATTACCCTTACCGTGCTGTTGATGGTACATGTGACCAGTATAGG GGTGTCTCCAGCGGAAGATGTGGAACATATCTAGATCATGGTGTTGTGGCTGTTGGATATGGTACAGAAAACGGTCATGATTATTTGATTGTGAGGAATTCATAG
- the LOC106770124 gene encoding cysteine proteinase RD21A-like isoform X1 — MGCNGGGLMDYAFEFIINNGGIDSEEDYPYRAVDGTCDQYRKNAKVVSIDSYEDVNSYDELALKKVVANQPVSLPIEGGGREFQLYSSKFPI, encoded by the exons ATGGGATGCAATGGAGGAGGACTTATGGACTATGCATTTGAGTTCATCATCAACAATGGAGGCATCGATTCCGAGGAGGATTACCCTTACCGTGCTGTTGATGGTACATGTGACCAGTATAGG AAAAATGCCAAAGTTGTTTCTATTGATTCTTATGAAGATGTTAATTCCTATGATGAGTTAGCATTGAAAAAGGTCGTTGCAAATCAGCCCGTGAGCCTTCCTATTGAAGGAGGAGGAAGGGAATTTCAACTTTATTCATCTAAGTTTCCAATCTGA
- the LOC106769694 gene encoding pre-mRNA-processing ATP-dependent RNA helicase prp5, whose product MVKGEDAVLRKKNKKLRKKNNSSSSSVSAKVAAVIAAKKRRKAGKRRMCQGMCFSLPTPEDPFNDRGGKEEFQTKGPKKNTHLKSKPIDEMVRLNEKSGDGKKGAVHGRNIALELQRKKEFVKANNDLGQKRIINSERKKFKVTEMAHHPSTQRHDCDISEFPSKFVFWCLSSIENALRHGDAYTDGEGNSFFLNPWGLEFLKCYSTGKDLMETSGTSATTEQIAWTVSSAADTFSRKEREGLSFAGPFLLFLVPSQEKAVQVRTVCKPLKSVGIHTVSIHPGASLDHQIQGMKTCEPEFLVSTPERLLELVSVKAIDISGISMLVIDGLNAICNAGHTDTLKSIKKCISGNPHMVIFNDCHSHLSIPVVQYLLTGSICRLSLNNSITSLSSCTIQSVTVCSSEEDKVIKSVKALDQFQNSRTQNSNMLYILRKDVKCHKLLKILKSKGCSICIDSDSASLDDSVDSDKKEVVSAIALEHISTTDIGTYDVVILPSFVPSIDTYVHILTNMARQSAKGVLYSFLTKRDRELASALITVLEQCGQEVPQTLLDLHHSSNMVED is encoded by the exons ATGGTGAAGGGTGAAGATGCTGTGCTTcgaaagaagaacaagaagctTCGAAAGAAGAACAATAGCAGCTCTTCCTCAGTCTCTGCCAAGGTCGCCGCCGTTATCGCCGCCAAGAAGCGCCGCAAGGCCGGCAAACGCCGCATGTGCCAG GGCATGTGTTTTAGTCTACCTACTCCGGAGGATCCATTCAATGATCGAGGTGGGAAAGAGGAATTCCAAACAAAGGGTCCTAAAAAGAATACacatttaaaatcaaaaccaaTAGATGAGATGGTTCGTCTTAATGAGAAGAGTGGAGATGGAAAGAAAGGTGCAGTTCATGGGAGGAATATTGCCTTGGAATTGCAAAGGAAAAAGGAGTTTGTCAAAGCCAACAATGATCTGGGTCAGAAACGTATCATTAACTCAGAAAGGAAAAAATTTAAGGTGACTGAGATGGCTCATCACCCCAGCACCCAAAGGCATGATTGTGACATTTCAGAGTTCCCTTCTAAGTTTGTCTTCTGGTGTCTAAGTTCAATTGAAAATGCATTGCGACATGGTGATGCCTACACTGATGGAGAGGGTAATTCGTTCTTTCTGAATCCATGGGGATTAGAGTTTTTAAAGTGTTATTCTACTGGAAAAGATCTGATGGAGACCAGTGGGACCTCTGCTACAACTGAGCAAATTGCATGGACCGTTTCTAGTGCAGCTGATACATTTAgcagaaaagagagagaaggcTTGTCCTTTGCTggcccttttcttttattccttgTACCTTCTCAAGAAAAAGCTGTCCAG GTTCGGACAGTTTGCAAGCCTTTGAAATCTGTTGGAATACATACAGTGAGTATTCATCCAGGTGCTTCCTTAGATCATCAAATTCAAGG TATGAAAACTTGCGAGCCTGAGTTTCTTGTTTCTACTCCTGAGAGGCTTTTGGAGCTTGTTTCTGTGAAGGCAATTGATATTTCTGGTATTTCCATGCTG GTTATCGATGGGCTTAATGCAATATGTAATGCTGGCCACACTGATACATTAAAATCCATTAAGAAGTGTATTTCTGGCAATCCCCATATGGTGATTTTCAATGATTGCCACAGCCACTTATCTATCCCAGTGGTTCAGTATCTTCTGACTGGTTCAATTTGTCGACTCTCTCTCAATAATTCAATTACCAGCCTAAGTTCATGCACTATCCAGTCTGTTACAGTGTGTTCATCAGAAGAAGATAAAGTTATTAAG AGTGTGAAGGCTCTGGATCAATTTCAGAACAGCCGTACTCAGAATTCTAACATGCTGTATATTTTAAGGAAAGATGTCAAGTGCCATAAATTGCTCAAGATTCTCAAATCCAAGGGTTGTTCCATTTGTATTGATTCTGATTCAGCGAGTTTGGATGATAG tGTGGATTCAGACAAGAAAGAAGTGGTTTCTGCCATTGCTCTGGAGCATATCTCTACCACAGATATAGGGACATATGATGTAGTAATCCTACCTAGTTTTGTACCTTCCATTGACACTTATGTGCATATTTTAACTAACATGGCTCGCCAAAGTGCCAAGGGTGTATTGTACAGTTTCTTAACTAAAAGAGATAGAGAACTTGCTTCAGCCCTCATTACAGTTCTTGAACAATGTGGTCAGGAAGTCCCTCAGACCCTTTTGGATCTGCATCATTCATCAAACATGGTTGAAGATTGA